The genomic DNA TTTCCCATACCCTGTGGGAATTCGCCGAATACCACGACAATGCCTCCGGGTCGAGTAATAGATGCAGCCGTTGTTATTGCTCTTTGTGCACTGTAAAGATTCGCATCACTTGGATAACCGCCACAGCTTACATATGTCACATCAGAATATTGGTTAATAGTTACAGAATTTATTTCATTGCATAATTCACATGCTGCGTTAAAAGCAGTATCAATGTCATCCGCAAAGATACCGGCTAATTCACCACTGTTATTCCTTACCAACTGAATACTGTAATCAACATTCAGCAGGTGCGCTGCTTCTGTCATCTCTTCATGGATCGGGTTCTTACTTAGTATCCCCACTCCGACGTTCTCCAAGATCACTTTCGAGTGGTTTTCCCTGATATTCGCGTATGAAGCTACACCGGGTAAAATTATCTTTCTGCCTCCAGTATACCCAGCAAAGACATGAGGAGAAACTGAACTGAGCGTGACAATGAAGTCTGCTTCTGCCACGTATTTGTTGACGGACAATCTTGAACCGGTTGATAATTTCCCAACATCCCGAAGAAGTGCATTGTCGTTACAGTCATGATCGATGGTCTCCATATCTCTGAGGTTTCTATATCCATATGCCCGCTCATTCTCAGCCGTGGTATGCTTTGAATGCGTGCCATAGGCAATTACGAGATACTTCTTAATCCTACCATTTTGGTCAATCAATTTGTTCAACTCTGCGAGGAATTGCGGGTATTCGGGATTATTCCTGGTTTTATCTTCAACGATAACCGCCAGTGTTCGAATATTCCTGTTTCGCATGGTGCTCTTCAGGGGTTCGATCTTCTGCTTAAATTCAAAAAGGGCATCTGCTAACGGTGAATAATAAGAGGGAATTAGTATTCGATGAAGGCAACTTTTTTCAACCTCGACATCCACATACACCAATCCAAATTTGACTTTTATGCTAAACCCCACCGCTGGAGAGCGCTTGTCAGTATCTTCTCTATCATAGAATTGAACGCAACGCCATTCGATCTACAACACTGAGCAAGTGCCCGGTCAGGATGCAAAGTCGCATCTGCATTGAACTCGAGGAAGTAGTGTTTACCTGTCTGGTCCACCCTGACATCGAATACACCATAATCAAGTGGTAACAAGATATCATAAAGTTTATCACAATCCTTCAATACCTCGAAGACATCAGGTTGATCTATTGCTCGTGCTATTTTTTGATAAATACCTTCCTTTTTTTGAGCAAAAGGGTAAAACCTATCCATTAAGGGCGATCCATCTTCGCGTGTATCTTCAATAATACCTTTGAATTTTTTTACTTCGTTGCCAATATATCCTATCTTGTATTCCTTTCCAACAATGAATTCTTCGACAATTACCGGCATTTTTAGGTTCTGAAGGATGTAATTACATTGTTCATACAATTCCTCTCTATTCGAAACAACGGATCTCTCATGTACACCAATTGATGACCCTTCGTGAGCAGGTTTTACGATCAGAGGGAACTTCGGAAAATCCCATTGGTCCAAGGCACGAGCGTTATGTATATATATCCACGCGGGTGTCGGGATTTCTAGTTTGTCCATGAACGATTTCATAAAATGCTTGTTCTGGCTTATGAATTTAGTATACGGGTCAGCACCGCTGTAAGGTATTCGTGCAAGTTCATAGAGCGATGGTGCAAGTGCCATACGAAATCTTGATATAAAACCTACGGATAGGTTGAATATGAAATCAATCTTTCGCTTGAACTTATCCAAGGCATTCACCAGTACTTCAGGTGTACCAATAATAACCGTTGCGAACCCCAATTTCTCAATGGCCTGTTGTATTGCTGCTATTTCATGCGGCTCCCGCCAATGATAGAAATGATCGATAGTCTGATGCTCTTTTTTCTCACGGTCGGCATCCTCCCTCACTTCCAGAACGATACCGATGGTCTTAACCTTCACATTTACTCCATATTTTACTGGAGTAGAATTGGTTTGTAAGTGTCAGTTTTTGAGAACGTAAGCTTCCTCACACCGCTGCTCTTGATGATAAATCTCTCTGTCAACACCACCCAACCCTTCCTACCCTTTTGCGGATCAAAACCTGCGTTGCCAACAGATCTAGGCTCTAGTTCTTTCAAAACCCGATGTTTGATCTCTACCTTATATGGAAGCTCTCGGGGAGAATAGATCTGACAGTTCAAAAGGAGATCATTTCTATCTACGCTCATTCTGACTGCAATATCAGCTGGATGATCGTTCTTGAATTTAAGATCTCTCTGTGCATACACATATGTTGCATCTTTGCCAAGGTCTATGAAGCGGTTTTCCCCCCATATATCAGCACTATGATTATGCTTCTGCAGTATCTGCACATTGGCGAGCAAGGCGACATTGAACAACGCCGTGGAGATCTGACACAAGCCACCACCAACAGAACATGACAGCTGTCCTCCGACAATATTCGGACCTTCCTTAAAACCTCTTTCCTTTGTAGGTTCGCCGATCACTTTTTGCACTGAAAAGACCTCCCGGGGGTGCAGGAGAATACCGTCGATGATCCCGCAACTCCTTTCCATATTGCTAATTCTGTTTTCATTGAGCTCCCCTAATTCATCACGCCACTTGATTTTTGTCGGAAAATCAGCAATAAGGTACCATGTGCTCATGTCTCCCACCGTTTGCTTAGATGTGACGATCCTGGTATACCATCCGTTCACTATACTGTTCAGATCGTCCAGGAGGAGACGTAAGTTCTTGAACTTCATGCTCTTTGCTTCTATTTCATCTCTTCAATGTCCGGGTATGTCACCCAATGATTTTTCCAATTCTTGAATTTGATGATCGGTCTATTGTTCTCATCTCTTGTGTAGATGAAATTATCAGTACCATGTGGTTCCAAGGGAATATCATGTTTTCCCTCTATGTGGAATAGGGTGTATTTTGGAAAAGCCGGACCAGGTATTTCTCGTCTTATCTCAGATAGCAAATGTACGCCCCGTTTGACACTCAATCCTCTGTTGCATCTACCAAGTGTGAACGGTGCATAGTGAAAAATATAGTATGGAGTGATCCTGCGTTGGTACAATTTAAGGAGCAGCTCCTGTAATACTTCTTTCGTATCATTAACCCCGCGAATAAGCGGACTCCTCCATAAGATCAATGGACGGTAGCCTACTTCATCAAACAAACGAAGTTTCTCATCAACGATCGGAGATAGCTCTTTAGGATGAGCAAAATGAACTTCGAGTGCTGTCACATTATATTTTTTTATTATTTCAACCAGATCTGTATCGAACCGGAATGGATTAAAGGTCAAGGCTCTTGTGTTCAACCTGATCGACTGGATTGAATCGATCGAGGATACATCCAAAAGTATCCTTTCAAGGTTCTCGTTATCAAACATCAACGGATCACCGCCACTAATTATGATATCGCGGATCTGTGGATTATTCCTCAAATACTGTATTGTTTTCTTCCACATTTCTTTCGTACCTGCGACATTCTTGGTTTTCTTCTTGTCCATGATCCGTGAAGTCAAATAGCAGTAATTACAGTAGCCAAAGCAGCAATCTACCAACCGTAAGATTGCTCTATCAGGATATTTATGGTGGAGCATCCTTGTCGGTAGCTCTTCCGGGTTTTCCCAGTTTTCATGGATGCCATCATAGCATGATGTACCTTGAACCCCATCGTGTTGATCGAATCGAAATTGATTCCATATTGGATCATTAAACAAAGGATTCAAATCTTCATCCAGTTCCACCAAGGATAATGTATATGGTGTAATTGCGAAACTGTACTTCTTGATATAACATTCAAACGTTTGAATATCGGTTTGATTAATATTTGGGAAATAATCCTTTATGTTCGATGCATTATCAAGGCGATTCTGCAGTTGCCACTTCCAATTGGTCCAGAGTGAGTCATCAAAATCCTTGAATTTCCAGAATCTCTCCATCCGCTTCTATTGTATCTATAGTTCGCGGATAGTCAATTAGATGTTGCGAACGTTAGCGCACGTGGGACACCTTGGTCATCACAGTGATAGAATGTTAAAGTAAAACTGGTAGAGCCAGATTTGCTCACCCCCCTACCTTGTGCCAAATCTGTGCCATCTCGGCACCAAAACATATGGTAATGACAGAACCTTCAGAATGGACAGAATGGTGCGAGGTGATTGGCTTGTATTTGTGCGATTTCAATGAAGTCAGGGAGTGATTCATCAGAATCACTCCCCTTTTCTTTTTGGACAGTTCTTGGACAGTTTCTTGCCCAGAATGTATGGAATTGGGTACACTTCCGAGCCATAGCAAGACAATGCAAAATAGTGCTTTTTTCACCAAATTACGTAATATAAAGATCTTTCAAGATTGCTGTATTCGGATTCTCTCTCGATATCGAAGTCTCGATCTCTCGAGACTGAGATGGAAGTCCGTCGCTCTATCCAGTTGAGCTACAGGCGCTGGACTGATAACTGATACGGGATGACGGATACCAATTGAATTATACTGAAATACCCTAAGCCGTCAACAAATAGCCATCATTACAGGGAATAAAACAAGAGGCGGACGACGAAACAATCTTAGGGGCACTTGATTTCTGTCAAATGTTTAGCTGAGTTTCAGAGGAGCGAAGTCCCGTTACATAATTGAAAAAGAAATGCATGCGAGATCGGGGATCTGACCCCATTCTTATCAAAAATCGACTAAGAATCCCTGCTGGACTATCCACCAGACAGCACCATTTTGACCAGGTTGCGTTCGTCCAACCAGGTTGTAGGAACCCCCACTTAGGCACTGAGAACGGGTGGTTCCTGGCGGAAATGGGTGGGGTGAAAATTGACATGGTTTTGCCTGTTTGTTGTCTATAACATCCTGACGAGGTGGACTTTGTATTGACAGTACTATGTACATAGCTATACTTTCTGCGAAGCAAGAATAGTAAGAGTTACGATGAAAAATGCAATAGGAATTCTGCTGTTTTTGTTACCATTTGTGGTAAAATCTGCTACTGTAGAATGGAACATTGATCTAAATGTTGGTATATTTCATCCTACAGATACGATTTTGCAGAGATATTTCAACAGAAGCAATGTATGTACGTATGGTGTTAATTGTAGCGTAGTGAACATCAGAAATAATCTCGGAGCATTTTTTAAATTCCAAAGATTCTCGTTCGATGTTAGTGATACACTTGGAGATGAGCATGTGCGAGGGAATTGGTTTACCTTTGGCTTGGAGAAGGTTATTCCGATATCCCTTGTTTTTCTATATGGTAGATTAGGGGTAACACTACACTATGACAGTTATGACCTTTTCTTGAACAATATTCGCCTTGGTTTTCAGCCTGGCTTGGGTATTAGATTGAGTGTCACAAGACGAATAAAACCATTTTTTGAAATAGATTATGAGTATACTAGGTTATCTATTCCAACCTACGTGAATATGATTCCTACTCGTCATCAGGAGTATTTGGCTGGCAAAGATTTCCAAGCAGGTGGTATTTTGGTCAATGCTGGAATTTCATTTACTCTATGAAAAAGGCTAGCTTCAGCCGTCACCTCTAGCAGTGTGTTAAATTGACTCATAAAGATTTTATTGCCCTAAACGGCACCCTCAACACGGAATAGGAATGGAATAGGAATGGGAATAGGAATGTAGGAATGGGTGAAAACATTATCTGGCTTGCATTTGCTCGATTTTGAACGTAATTGCGGAAGTTACGAAAAATCATAGAATCGGATCCGTAGTCCGCCGCGTCTCTCTTGATTTCAAATTAAGATCTACGGACTTATAATCCGCAGTTTGTATTAATGATTTTCGTGCTTGACACACAGCACGATCGAACTACAATAAATCAGAACTTTCACTGAATTTTAGTAAACTTATAAGCGTATACAGGGAGGAAATCGTGACAAGTAAACAGAAGTACATATTAATATCCACTTCTATTATTCTGTGTCTCCCGTTGCTCGTATCCGCCCAATGGCTTGAAACAACGATCTACGTGCCAGATTCCCTCTGTGGAGTCATAATGCCTAGAGCATTCACATATAGCCTGCCGAACAACAGAATCTATGTTGGTGGTGAAGCAGGCAACTGCGTGATTACGATTGACTGTGAGACGAATGAAAAGATC from candidate division WOR-3 bacterium includes the following:
- the larA gene encoding nickel-dependent lactate racemase — protein: MGFSIKVKFGLVYVDVEVEKSCLHRILIPSYYSPLADALFEFKQKIEPLKSTMRNRNIRTLAVIVEDKTRNNPEYPQFLAELNKLIDQNGRIKKYLVIAYGTHSKHTTAENERAYGYRNLRDMETIDHDCNDNALLRDVGKLSTGSRLSVNKYVAEADFIVTLSSVSPHVFAGYTGGRKIILPGVASYANIRENHSKVILENVGVGILSKNPIHEEMTEAAHLLNVDYSIQLVRNNSGELAGIFADDIDTAFNAACELCNEINSVTINQYSDVTYVSCGGYPSDANLYSAQRAITTAASITRPGGIVVVFGEFPQGMGNEVYERSLHKSLPDLLNLQQNEIDIGVHSAFLTAKNFSRCTIILYTNNAGTSSEFINVHSMYDLQRIKQFINDRCGLEHMAYFIPNGSNIICKLKEGSKRSVKRGK
- a CDS encoding D-alanine--D-alanine ligase, whose translation is MKVKTIGIVLEVREDADREKKEHQTIDHFYHWREPHEIAAIQQAIEKLGFATVIIGTPEVLVNALDKFKRKIDFIFNLSVGFISRFRMALAPSLYELARIPYSGADPYTKFISQNKHFMKSFMDKLEIPTPAWIYIHNARALDQWDFPKFPLIVKPAHEGSSIGVHERSVVSNREELYEQCNYILQNLKMPVIVEEFIVGKEYKIGYIGNEVKKFKGIIEDTREDGSPLMDRFYPFAQKKEGIYQKIARAIDQPDVFEVLKDCDKLYDILLPLDYGVFDVRVDQTGKHYFLEFNADATLHPDRALAQCCRSNGVAFNSMIEKILTSALQRWGLA
- a CDS encoding VanW family protein gives rise to the protein MKFKNLRLLLDDLNSIVNGWYTRIVTSKQTVGDMSTWYLIADFPTKIKWRDELGELNENRISNMERSCGIIDGILLHPREVFSVQKVIGEPTKERGFKEGPNIVGGQLSCSVGGGLCQISTALFNVALLANVQILQKHNHSADIWGENRFIDLGKDATYVYAQRDLKFKNDHPADIAVRMSVDRNDLLLNCQIYSPRELPYKVEIKHRVLKELEPRSVGNAGFDPQKGRKGWVVLTERFIIKSSGVRKLTFSKTDTYKPILLQ
- a CDS encoding radical SAM protein, which produces MERFWKFKDFDDSLWTNWKWQLQNRLDNASNIKDYFPNINQTDIQTFECYIKKYSFAITPYTLSLVELDEDLNPLFNDPIWNQFRFDQHDGVQGTSCYDGIHENWENPEELPTRMLHHKYPDRAILRLVDCCFGYCNYCYLTSRIMDKKKTKNVAGTKEMWKKTIQYLRNNPQIRDIIISGGDPLMFDNENLERILLDVSSIDSIQSIRLNTRALTFNPFRFDTDLVEIIKKYNVTALEVHFAHPKELSPIVDEKLRLFDEVGYRPLILWRSPLIRGVNDTKEVLQELLLKLYQRRITPYYIFHYAPFTLGRCNRGLSVKRGVHLLSEIRREIPGPAFPKYTLFHIEGKHDIPLEPHGTDNFIYTRDENNRPIIKFKNWKNHWVTYPDIEEMK